The Terriglobales bacterium genome includes a region encoding these proteins:
- a CDS encoding enoyl-CoA hydratase-related protein translates to MKIYYVYIMASHKRVLYIDVTSKLEHRVWQHKHDVFPEGFSVRYRTHKLVYFETYSDVVTAITREKELKGWIRSRKVALIDAENPKWRDLSKDWGKKIAPLPVYIPAAGNDRDRVSPDPSLGKERRAQDDTSDEHFLLEEHKHFFLLRLKSEDSTNRLTKSKVLALTKVICNLDENPKPLILTGNKNFFSAGADLHEVAALSGAQAYEFAKMGQALMNTVDQFPAPIYAAVEGYCLGGGLDLALACDCRIAAPNAVFGHRGAALGLITGWGGTQRLPRLIGKGRALQMFCAAEKVDVDEARRIGLIHAIAEDPVAHSITMATESMCR, encoded by the coding sequence ATGAAAATCTATTACGTCTACATTATGGCCAGTCACAAGCGGGTCTTGTACATCGATGTCACCAGCAAACTGGAGCATCGTGTGTGGCAACACAAACATGACGTGTTTCCTGAGGGGTTCAGTGTGCGTTATCGAACTCATAAACTTGTTTATTTCGAGACCTATTCCGACGTCGTCACCGCGATTACACGCGAAAAAGAGCTCAAAGGCTGGATACGATCCAGGAAAGTGGCTCTGATCGACGCGGAAAATCCAAAGTGGAGGGATCTGAGCAAGGACTGGGGTAAGAAGATTGCGCCGCTTCCTGTTTATATTCCCGCCGCCGGTAATGACAGGGATAGAGTTTCGCCAGATCCTTCGCTCGGCAAAGAACGCCGAGCTCAGGATGACACCTCCGATGAACATTTCTTGTTGGAAGAACATAAACACTTTTTCCTGCTTCGTCTGAAATCCGAGGATTCAACCAATCGCCTTACAAAAAGCAAAGTGTTAGCGCTAACCAAGGTGATTTGTAATCTGGACGAAAACCCCAAACCCCTCATCCTCACCGGCAACAAAAACTTTTTCTCCGCCGGTGCTGACCTGCACGAAGTTGCGGCTCTGAGCGGCGCACAAGCTTATGAATTCGCAAAAATGGGACAGGCGCTCATGAATACCGTGGACCAATTTCCTGCTCCAATTTATGCTGCCGTCGAAGGCTATTGCCTTGGCGGTGGGCTCGACCTGGCGCTGGCCTGCGACTGCCGCATCGCCGCTCCTAATGCCGTGTTCGGCCATCGCGGCGCTGCGCTGGGATTGATCACAGGATGGGGCGGCACGCAGCGCCTGCCCCGGCTCATTGGCAAAGGACGCGCACTGCAAATGTTTTGCGCAGCGGAAAAAGTGGATGTCGATGAGGCTCGCAGGATCGGGCTGATTCATGCAATAGCGGAAGATCCAGTCGCGCACTCCATCACCATGGCAACAGAAAGCATGTGCCGCTGA